A genomic stretch from Flavobacterium humidisoli includes:
- a CDS encoding T9SS type A sorting domain-containing protein has protein sequence MKKKLLLLIFLFAITALLHTSNASPLPSSGAPLPSSARQSGGLLPYALTPSAEGILYVRKGAAGNGSSWANAAGELADALQQAAGNDAIKQIWAAGGTYYPKYAADFASTDSRDKSFVLVKDVQLYGGFAGTETELAERNLGLDANKTILSGDLGTADDYTDNCYHVVIASGDMGSAALDGFTIMKGCSATGSETNRLAVNGNNIMRIAGGGIIFYSASPAVTNVVICGNQAIAGAGIYFYSSSSRLTNCLITGNNANVSGNGNGGGSFAYSSSPVFVNSVLAGNNAAGWGGAFVVSSSTFTFYNSIIYGNGTSQAAWIISGSYSMQYSMLQGAAENTANHNPASTDPLFINSIPYSLAPFTSGNYALAFNSPLINKGSNSLYSDLDSAVRDLVGNPRVSDYSGSGIIDMGAYEYQELPLSVSPGLQANITCNGGNNASASVAVAGGTKPYAYSWDTTPVQTSQTASGLKAGTYTVTVTDARHTALTQSFTITEPPVLAVTPSQTDVSCNGGNNGSATVTVSGGSGAYAYSWNTTPVQTAATASGLKAGTYAVTITDANSCSTIQPFTITEPPVLAVTPSQTDVSCNGGNNGSATVTVSGGTGAYAYSWNTTPVQTAATASGLKAGTYAVTITDANSCSTLHPFTITEPPVLAITPSQTDVSCNGGNNGSATVTVSGGTGAYSYSWNTTPVQTAATASGLKAGTYAVTITDANSCSTVQPFTITEPPVLAITPSQTDVSCNGGNNGSATVSVTGGTGTYTYAWDTAPSQSTAAATGLSAGTYTVTVKDSNLCIKTQSFTIAEPDALTPSVSQTDVSCNGGSNGSATVSVTGGTGTYSYQWSPSGGTNATASGLSAGTYTVLIKDSNLCETTASVTIGEPAVLTATIEKTDVLCNQANNGTATVIPSGGTGTYTYSWSPSGGTAATATGLAPDTYTVTVTDSNGCFITESVQITEPTTLSATDTQTNVSCNGGNDGMASVIASGGTGNYSYIWAPFGGTAATATGLTAGTYTVTITDENSCSVTNTIVITEPDALNLTATLSEVSCYNGNNGSATVNVTGGTGSYSYSWSPSGGTAATATGLTAGTYTVTVTDGNSCSASLTVEILQPANPVTLNTAVISEITVTGASLSGTASSNGINTDSGSCLTEVGFVYAQHANPTTADTKINISAALGTFTNSLSGLRGNRTYYVRTYAINSNGFVNYGNEVSFTTQKYTLTITAAAGHAKVYGTEDPLFNYTPLGFANGDTPSIITGLLSRDAGENVGKYNIKLGSISAGADYAIDFTGAEFEITKADQTITWNQTLEFGCADSNNVTLTATADSGLPISYTIANPALGTISGSALNITGSGSSTITAVQNGDQNHNAAASVVKPIEVSHSGLVTQQWANVLFFDNKSNNYAAWQWYKNGAAVSGATRQYYSEVQPLNGTYYVIAKDKNGNSIKSCPIETTGTVFTKKIKIYPNPVKPGAEFTLECDFSDSQLNGSEVVIYDITGKLVQTISNVKAKNEIIAPSQAALYVVVLKLANGQLKTINLLVK, from the coding sequence ATGAAAAAAAAACTACTCCTTTTAATCTTTCTATTTGCAATAACAGCATTACTGCACACCAGCAATGCTTCGCCGCTTCCCTCTTCTGGCGCTCCGCTGCCGTCTTCTGCAAGACAGTCCGGCGGCCTATTGCCCTATGCTCTAACTCCCAGCGCCGAAGGCATCCTCTATGTTAGAAAAGGCGCTGCAGGCAATGGAAGCAGCTGGGCCAATGCGGCGGGAGAATTAGCCGATGCGCTGCAGCAAGCGGCGGGGAACGATGCCATTAAGCAGATTTGGGCCGCAGGGGGGACCTATTATCCCAAATATGCCGCCGATTTCGCCAGCACCGATAGCAGGGATAAGTCTTTTGTGCTGGTAAAGGATGTCCAGCTTTATGGCGGCTTTGCCGGAACAGAAACAGAATTAGCAGAACGCAACCTTGGACTGGATGCCAATAAGACGATCTTGAGCGGTGATCTTGGCACAGCGGACGACTACACTGATAATTGCTATCACGTGGTAATAGCCTCCGGCGATATGGGCAGTGCGGCACTGGACGGATTTACCATTATGAAAGGATGTTCCGCCACAGGATCCGAAACAAATCGCTTAGCTGTCAACGGCAATAACATCATGCGAATTGCGGGCGGCGGCATCATATTTTACAGCGCATCTCCTGCAGTGACAAATGTTGTTATCTGCGGCAACCAGGCGATCGCAGGAGCAGGCATCTACTTTTACAGCAGCAGTTCGCGTCTGACCAACTGTTTAATCACCGGCAATAATGCCAATGTTTCCGGAAACGGCAATGGAGGGGGATCATTTGCCTACTCCTCTTCGCCTGTATTTGTCAATTCAGTTCTTGCCGGCAATAATGCCGCAGGCTGGGGAGGCGCCTTTGTGGTGTCCAGCTCAACTTTCACTTTTTATAACAGCATCATCTACGGCAATGGAACTTCTCAGGCCGCATGGATTATCTCAGGCTCTTACAGCATGCAGTACAGCATGCTGCAGGGAGCTGCAGAAAACACTGCAAACCACAATCCTGCTTCGACAGATCCGCTCTTCATAAATTCAATCCCATACAGTCTTGCGCCTTTTACGTCTGGCAATTACGCTTTAGCGTTTAACAGTCCCCTTATAAATAAGGGATCAAACAGCCTTTACAGCGATCTTGACTCCGCTGTTAGAGATCTCGTCGGAAATCCCAGAGTGTCTGATTATTCCGGTTCAGGCATTATCGATATGGGGGCCTATGAATATCAGGAACTGCCCCTTAGCGTTTCTCCCGGCCTGCAGGCTAATATCACCTGCAATGGCGGAAATAATGCATCGGCATCAGTAGCTGTAGCGGGCGGAACCAAACCCTATGCGTACAGCTGGGACACCACACCGGTGCAGACTTCCCAGACAGCATCCGGCCTCAAAGCCGGAACCTATACCGTTACTGTGACAGATGCTCGCCATACTGCACTGACACAGTCCTTCACCATAACCGAACCTCCAGTCCTAGCCGTAACGCCAAGCCAGACCGATGTCAGCTGCAATGGAGGAAATAACGGTTCTGCCACAGTAACCGTCTCAGGAGGAAGCGGAGCGTACGCCTACAGCTGGAACACCACTCCGGTGCAGACCGCTGCGACAGCATCCGGCCTGAAAGCCGGAACCTATGCCGTTACCATAACAGATGCCAATAGCTGCTCGACAATCCAGCCGTTCACCATCACAGAACCTCCAGTCCTAGCCGTAACGCCAAGCCAGACCGATGTCAGCTGCAATGGAGGAAATAACGGTTCTGCCACAGTAACCGTCTCAGGAGGAACTGGAGCATACGCCTACAGTTGGAACACCACTCCGGTGCAGACCGCTGCGACAGCATCCGGCCTGAAAGCCGGAACCTATGCCGTTACCATAACAGATGCCAATAGCTGCTCGACACTCCATCCGTTCACCATCACAGAACCTCCAGTCCTAGCCATAACGCCAAGCCAGACCGATGTCAGCTGCAATGGAGGAAATAACGGTTCTGCCACAGTAACCGTCTCAGGAGGAACTGGAGCGTACTCCTACAGCTGGAACACCACTCCGGTGCAGACCGCCGCGACGGCATCCGGCCTGAAAGCCGGAACCTATGCCGTTACCATAACAGATGCCAATAGCTGCTCGACAGTCCAGCCGTTCACCATCACAGAACCTCCAGTCCTAGCCATAACGCCAAGCCAGACCGATGTCAGCTGCAATGGAGGAAATAACGGTTCTGCCACAGTAAGCGTAACAGGAGGAACTGGAACTTATACCTATGCATGGGACACAGCACCTTCTCAATCAACAGCCGCCGCAACTGGACTTTCTGCTGGAACTTACACTGTAACTGTTAAAGACAGTAATCTATGCATCAAAACACAAAGTTTTACCATAGCAGAACCTGATGCACTTACGCCATCAGTATCTCAAACAGATGTTTCTTGTAATGGTGGTTCAAACGGATCTGCAACTGTAAGCGTTACAGGAGGAACAGGCACCTATAGCTACCAATGGTCTCCTTCTGGCGGAACTAACGCAACTGCCAGCGGATTATCGGCGGGAACCTATACTGTTCTTATAAAAGATAGTAATTTATGTGAAACAACAGCAAGTGTAACTATTGGTGAACCTGCTGTACTTACAGCAACAATAGAAAAAACAGATGTTTTATGTAATCAGGCAAATAATGGTACTGCGACTGTAATTCCTTCTGGAGGAACTGGAACTTATACCTACTCTTGGTCACCATCGGGAGGAACTGCAGCAACAGCAACTGGATTAGCTCCTGACACTTACACTGTCACAGTAACCGATTCAAATGGATGTTTTATAACTGAGTCTGTACAAATTACAGAGCCTACCACTCTTTCAGCTACAGACACACAAACAAACGTATCTTGCAACGGCGGCAACGATGGTATGGCTTCTGTAATTGCAAGTGGCGGAACAGGCAATTACAGCTATATATGGGCTCCTTTTGGTGGAACTGCTGCAACAGCAACTGGTCTTACAGCGGGAACTTATACGGTAACCATTACAGACGAAAACTCATGTTCTGTTACAAATACAATTGTAATTACAGAACCAGATGCTTTAAATTTAACAGCGACTCTCTCAGAAGTTTCATGCTATAATGGAAATAACGGGTCGGCTACAGTAAACGTAACTGGCGGTACAGGATCTTACTCCTACTCTTGGTCTCCATCAGGAGGAACTGCTGCAACAGCAACTGGTCTTACTGCTGGAACTTATACTGTAACGGTAACAGATGGCAATTCTTGCAGTGCTTCATTAACTGTAGAAATATTGCAGCCAGCAAATCCTGTTACTTTAAATACTGCTGTTATTTCAGAAATAACAGTAACTGGCGCTTCTCTATCTGGAACTGCATCTTCTAACGGAATAAATACAGATAGCGGATCTTGTTTAACAGAAGTTGGTTTTGTATATGCACAGCATGCAAACCCTACTACAGCAGATACTAAAATAAATATTTCTGCCGCATTAGGAACATTTACAAATTCTTTATCTGGACTTAGAGGAAATAGAACTTATTATGTTAGAACTTATGCAATAAATAGTAATGGTTTTGTTAATTATGGAAACGAAGTTAGTTTCACGACTCAAAAATATACTCTTACTATAACTGCAGCAGCGGGACATGCAAAAGTATACGGTACAGAAGATCCTTTATTTAATTATACCCCTCTAGGTTTTGCTAACGGAGACACACCTTCAATAATTACAGGTCTGCTTTCTAGAGATGCTGGCGAAAATGTTGGAAAATACAATATTAAGCTAGGATCAATTAGTGCTGGCGCAGATTATGCAATTGACTTTACTGGTGCTGAATTTGAAATTACTAAAGCTGACCAAACCATCACTTGGAACCAAACTTTAGAATTTGGCTGTGCAGATTCTAATAACGTGACTTTAACTGCGACAGCAGACAGCGGATTGCCAATTTCGTACACTATTGCAAATCCTGCATTAGGAACAATTTCTGGATCAGCATTAAACATCACGGGATCAGGAAGCTCAACAATTACAGCTGTACAAAACGGTGACCAGAATCACAATGCTGCTGCATCCGTAGTTAAACCAATAGAAGTAAGCCATTCTGGACTTGTAACACAACAGTGGGCAAATGTGCTATTCTTTGATAATAAATCTAACAATTACGCAGCATGGCAATGGTACAAAAACGGAGCAGCTGTTTCTGGCGCCACTCGTCAGTATTATAGCGAGGTTCAGCCTTTAAACGGCACTTATTATGTAATTGCAAAAGACAAAAACGGAAATTCAATTAAATCTTGTCCAATTGAGACGACTGGAACAGTTTTTACCAAAAAGATAAAAATCTATCCAAACCCAGTTAAACCTGGAGCTGAATTTACTTTAGAGTGTGATTTTAGCGATTCTCAATTAAATGGATCTGAGGTGGTTATTTATGACATTACAGGAAAATTAGTTCAGACTATTTCAAATGTAAAAGCCAAAAATGAAATCATCGCACCATCGCAGGCAGCCTTATATGTTGTCGTTCTTAAATTGGCTAATGGCCAGTTAAAAACAATCAACTTATTGGTGAAATAA